CAATCATCATCATAAATCCCATTTCATCACATAATTCAACGAGTTCCGGAGCCGGCATATTATGCGATGTACGGATAGCATCACAACCCATATCCTTCAAAAGAGTAAGTTGATGGCGGAGTGCCGCTACATTGATAGCTGCTCCCAACGGACCTAAATCATGATGATTACATACACCCTGGAATTTCCGGTGTTCTCCGTTCAGGTAGAAACCTTTATCGGCGATAAATTCAATACTGCGGATACCGAAGCGGGTCGTATAGGTATCTACCAACTTATTATTTGCATAGATTTTAGAAACCGCTTTGTAGAGCGACGGGTTTTCCGGCGACCAGAGTTCAGGTGCATTTACGATGAAGTTCTGTTCAAACGGCTGTCCGTGATTGATACGGCCGGTATTTTCTTTGCGGGTAACCACTTTTCCGTCTGGGGAAAGAATTTCCGTCTCCATGCGGATTTGTGTTTTTTCACCGGCATTGTCTATCCTCGTTTGCAGGCGTACGGCTGCAAATTCTTTACTGACATGAGGAGTCGTAATCTGTGTTCCCCATACAGGCACGTGGATTTTATCAGTAACAATCAGGTGTACATTGCGGTACAAGCCCGCTCCCGGATACCAGCGTGAAGATTGCGGACGGTTTTCCAGCCGTACGGCCAGTGTATTACTCTTTCCGTTTTTGTTCAGGAAAGGAGTGACATTGCAATGGAAAGAATTGTAACCGAAGGGCCAGAAACAAGCCTCCTTACCATTCACATAAACGCGGGCTTCACTCATAGCACCGTCAAAGAGCAGAGTCACTTCTTTGTCGGCGGGAGTATCAAAACTAGTACGGTACCAGCCGGAACCTACATAAGGCAGTCCCCCTGTGCGTCCTGTTTTCAAAGACGCCTTTTCCTCAAAATTTTGTGTGATGGCCACATTCTGAAGATCATTGTTCATATCGAAAGGACCAAAGATAGCCCAGTCATGTGGAAGGACGACTGATTCCCATTGGGTGTCATTAAACTCCGGCTGACTGGCCTCTTTGATATCTCCTTTGCTGAATTTCCAGTTCTTTTCGAGCAATGTCTCGCTACGCTGTGCTTGCAGGCTGCAAGCAGCTGCCAACAAAAGTGCAGTTGCTAACTGTTTTTGGTGTTTCATGTTCATTTATCTCTTAAAAGCATTAAATGAATTGGTGGGTTTGCCACTGTCATCGAACATCCCTTTACTATAACCTTTCCAGTTACCGTAACATTGAGGTTCCCAGGTAAATACTCCCAGACATTGGTCTACTTGTTTGGCTTTGGTAACGAAGTCTGTATAGAAGGCTTCCGCTTCTTCGTAATCCCAACTAATACCGATTTCACACATCATTACCGGAGTATTGTATTTGGCTATTAACGCTTTCATATTGGCGATACAATCATTATTCATCGCTTCCCAGTCGTCCGGTGTGTGTGCGTCTTCGGTTGATATGTCCGGATAAAGTGACATACCGATGATGTCCCATTTGGCATTGTTTTCGTGTAAGTAGCCGAAGATCCTATTGTACAGGCTGGCATTATTTCCTTGGTCAAGATGAACAATAACTTTGGCTTCCGGATAGACTTCTTTTACAGCATCGTAACCCGCTGTGACAAATGATGCGAAATTAACCCTTCCTTCTTCACTTGTAGTTTGTCCGGTAGGGAACAACATTCCTTGATGTGTTTCGTTACCCACTTGTACCCATTCCACGTCAATACCTTTCTCTTTCAATGCACTGAGTACATCTTTCGTATGGTCGGCAATAGCTTGCTTCAATTGCTCTACGGAGTAATCTGCCCATGCTTGGGGTTTAGCTTGCTGTGAAGGATCAGCCCAACGGTCGCTGTAATGAAAGTCAATCATGATACGGTAGCCCAAGTTATGGGCTCTCCATGCTTTGAGCAATACATCTCCTTTGTTACACCAACCTCTCACATCATCAGTGTCATTCTCCGGATTTACCCATACACGCAGGCGAATGGCATTCATACCTAAATCACGCAATAGGGACATACATTCCTGTTCTTTTTCTTCGGCAGTATAGAACTTATATCCGGAACTTTCCATTTCCGTTAACCAGCTGACATCGGCTCCTCTGGCGAAACCTGACATATCATAAGTTACTTCTTCCTTTTCCGGGAAGACCGGTGTGTCATTGTCATCGCTGCAAGCGGTGAAAAGGCTTCCGCCAAGTAGGGCGGAAGCTATGAATAGAATCTGTTTAAATCGTTTCATAATGTTCTGTTGATTATTGTTTATCCATAGTAAATGTTAGGGAAGCAATGTCAAGGGTAATTGCATAAGTACCGGTTTCAGCAGGAACAATACTTCCGCTTCCATTACTGTCGGTCAAGTATAGTTTCTCTTTATTTCCCTTTAATGCCCAGTTCCATACCAAACCGTTTTCTGCATTATTAAGCAGGAAGTAGAAACCGTAGTTATTGCCCAGATTATCAATGATAACGGTGGCTTTCCAAACTTTGTTTGTTTCATCGTATGTCATCAAATCTTTGTTTAAATCCCAATTGTTAAACTCACCACAGACATTGATTTGGGTTATTTCTGTTGCTCCCCAAGTCATGTCGGCCAGACTGGCTGTGACAATGAAAGTACGACATTCTTCCTGGTGGAACCAGATATTCTGTCCGCCGTCCGCCAGTTTGTATTCATCGTTGGAGTCGCATCCATACCAGATACCGGCTGTTTGGTCTACAATCTTAAAATTATCCCAACCATTAGTCATTTGGTAAACACCTTGATAACTTCCGTGATGTTCGCCGCTATTGTCGTAAACAGGGTTTAATGTAGCTAACCAACCCTTTCCATCCATGTTTCCTACACCCTGCATTTCCAGATAAGAAGGATAAGTAGGTTCACTACTTCCACCTTCCGTAACGCTAACAGTCCATTGTTCGGGATTATTAAGGTCAATAACCAGCGTACATTCTCCCGTAGCCGGAACACTTACCGTTATATTTCCGGCTGTTGCAGTCTCACCTGTACTGAATGTCAGTTGTCCGGCAGTTCCACCGAAAGCAAATGGGGTATCTTTGGCTTTTGTATCGTCAATGGCATTATCGGAACCGCTGACACTGGTATTGTTGTAAAACTTACCTGTTCCTTGAAGTTGAATGTTGATATTCGTACCTTCCGTACCCGTAAATACACCTTTCCATTGGTTATCTGTACGGCTGTATTGCATATTGATACCTTCTATGCCGCTTACATTCAGTTCGGGTATCAGTAAGGCGTTCCATTGTTTCTGAGCGGTATTTACATTCACGAAATAACATCCCGACTGACCGGGGAACCACATATCCCATGTTCCTTCCGCTGCGTCTGTTGTCAACAAGAATGGAGTTCCTACTCCACCGGATTGGGCTGTATGCCAGGTTGTTCCGTCTGCTTCCTGTACGTAAATGCCTTCCCAAGCCGCTGCCCCGAAGAATCCGCTATATTGTCCGTCAGCATTTGCCGAATAGAAATCCTGACCGGAATCTTGACCGCTACCCTTGTTGATAATGCTGGCGTAATGCATATCAATAGGATAAGGAGTCACTGTGACTGCCACTGTATTGCTATATACAGGAGCGATGTTGCTGCCATTGCTTCCTGCCAGTCGGAAATAAAGAGGAGCGGCTTCTTCAGCCGGTGCATTTAGTTTGTAAGCAATGATGTTCAGAGCGGCGACTGTATAACTTTTGGATACTCCGTTTTCCGTAGATTCGATAATGCTGCCCGAAAAATCTTCAGACCGGGATACTTGTACGGTAGTTTGAATGCCGCTGGTCGCTTGATATCTCGGGTCGCTGATTTGCAATGTCTGGTCGCTCCAGGCAAGGGATAATGCGTAAAGCTTGGCAGTAGCTTCCGTCAGTACAACGGCATTGGTAGAAGCGATTAAGTCACTCTCCACCGGGCTGGAGAGATAGAATTTCTCTCCGTCTTTCTCACACGCTCCTAATAAAAGGAGTGCGGAGAGTAAAGCCAACAGGGTATTTATTTTTTTCATATTGTTGTATCGAATAAGCATGATTAATAGTTTTCATTGTATAGGTTCGGGTTGGCGGTTAACTCGGTAGTCGGTATCGGGTAAATATTGTACCGGCTGTTTACCGCTGTTCCTTCTTTTACTCCGCCTTTCCATTGCCATAAGTAACCATTGGTAGTGAATACTCCGTAGCGGATTAAATCGGTACGGCGATGTCCTTCCCAATAAAGTTCGCGGGCGCGTTCGTCCAAAATAAACGATAGATTGATTTGGCTTGCGTTTTTATTATTGCTGTCGTCACCGTATGCTCTTTCTTGGATTTGGTTGATATAACCGACAACTTCCGTTGCTGTTGTTCCGCTTCCACCTCGTACAAAGGCTTCTGCTATCATCAGATATACATCTGCCAGGCGGAACAAAGGATAATCCGTGTTTACGCCACCGTCTGCGGTATTGGAAGCTGTTTCTCCTGCATCCGTCAGGTTCGTCCATTTCTCTACAAAGTAACCGTTACTTTGGTCGTCAATCTTATCCAGGTTCAGTGTTTGCCCATCAGTGAAAAACATGGCCCGTTTATCTTCTTCTCCGGTAAACAGGGAGGGGATTTCTCCGCGTACACGGAACATACCCCAACCGCTTTTCACTCCGTAATCTTCCGGCTTCTGCAAATCCGAAGTATTACTAACCGCACCACAGACAATATAAGTGGAAGAGCCCCACGAAACGGTATGCGTAGCGTCTACCGGCAAAGTGAAGATGATTTCGTTAGCAGTACGTTTATCGTTATCAGCGTTGAATAACTTGCTGTAATCATCTTCCAATGAATACCCTTGCTTGATAACCTCTTTACAAGCACTGATACATTCGGTATATTTCGGTGTATTGATGTAAACTTCCGCGTTCAGATACAGCTTGGCCAATAAGGTATAAGCAGCTCCCCGGGAAGCCCGTCCGTAAGGACAGTTGGCTCTGTCGAGCATATCGCTTGTGATACTTGTCAGTTCCGATTCAATATAGCTGAAAACTTGTGCAGCCGTGTAGCGTGGTGGCAGATAGCCGACAGTCGGGTCGTTCTCTGTTACAAACGGGATGTTGCGGAACAAATCCATTGCATGATAATAGAACAAGGCACGCATGAAACGGGCTTCGGCACGGTAATGGCGAATTTCAGTCTGTTCCTGTTCCGTAAACCGGGCAATGCTCTCATCCGTAGCATTACGAAGAAATTCGTTACATAATGCAATGTTGTAATAAATACGATAGTACATATCCGATACCCAAGGGTCATTGGCGTCCCAGCTCAAGTAAGTCAGACCGGTAACGTTATCACCCGACAGCCAGGTAGAAGCTACTTCATCTGTTCCACATTCTTGTAGATTGAAGAAGCAACGCATATAATCCTGACCGCTGTTACTGCTCAAATCCGGATCACCGCCCTTTTCCTGACCGGTGGTTACCATAGCAGCGTATATTTTCCCTAAAACGGCTTTATAGTTATCGGCACTTGTGTAGATCGTGGAAGATGTTTCGTCTTCATGCGGATATTGGTCCAAATCGCCTATACAGGAACTCAACAACAATGCGCTGCAAAAATAGAAAGCTGTATATAATATCTTTTTCATGATTCGCTTGTTTTTAAAAGTAATTAGAAGTTGAAACCTACGTTAAGTGAGAATGTACGTGGGCGGGGGTAGAAGGAATTATCCACTCCGTTGGGGACTTCCGGGTCTACACCACTGTATTTCGTGATACAGAATACATTCTGAACCATTGCACTGACATTCAAGCTGCATCCTTTACAAATCTGCCCGAAGTTATAGTTCAATGACAGATTATCCATTTTCAGGAAAGAAGCATTCTCCACATAGTAATCGGACAAGTATTGGCGGGACTTGAAGCCGGTTTTCAGATAACTACTCGACAGGTTGTTCAACTGATAAGAGTTGTAGCTCACTGTTTCCCAGGCTCCGGCATTCATAGCCATAGCATTGTAAACATAGTTACCGATATTGGCACGCAGGCTGGTGCTCAACGTCCATTTCTTCCAGCGTAGGGAAGTGCTGAAACCGAGGATATAGTCAGGAGCGGGAGAGTGGTAACGGTATAAATCTTCCGTATTGATTTCTCCGTCTCCGTTAAGGTCTACATAAGCGCCTTCTACGGGCTTCCCGGTTTTTTCGTCATAGAGCTGGTGATAGACGTAGAACATATAGGGGGCATATCCTTCGGTCAACGTCTGTACCTGATAGCTGTCAATATAAGGGCCGACCGAAGTATTAGTTGCGGCAGCACCGGCTACGAGAGACAGGTTCTTTACTTTCATCTTTTGCCATGTCATATTGAAACTGATATCCCAGTTCCAGTCTTTAGTTTGAACAGGGGTTGCGTTTATGCTGAATTCGATACCCTGACTGTCTACATTTCCTACGTTTGTAGTGATATTACGATCGAAGGTCGTCCCGGCTGCGGCGGGAATCGTGGCAATCAAGTCCTTTGTTTGGCGGGTGTAGTAGTCGAAGCTACCTGTAATGCGGTCTTTCAGGAAGCCGAAGTCGAATCCGACGTTCCAGGAAGTAGTTGTTTCCCATTTCAAATCGGGCACATAGGAACTGGGACGGTAGGTATGAATGTATCCGTTACCCATGCTGGCTTCCGCACCGTTTTGGCTTTGAGTGTAAATAGGCAGGTAATTATAATTGCCGATACCGTCTTGCTGTCCGGTCACACCATAGCTGGCACGGAGCTTCAAGTTACTCAATACTTTATTGTCTTTCAGGAAAGATTCTTCTGTCACTCTCCAGCCTAAAGCTACCGAAGGGAAAGTACCCCAACGTACATTCTTGGCGAAACGGGAAGTGGCGTCCCGGCGGATAGTCGTAGTCAGCATATAGCGTGAATCGAAAGAATAATTCAGACGGCCGTAGTAGGAGAGCAACACGTGGCGCTCATCCTTCGCTTTGGATGTCTTTTGTATCTCTCCCAACGTGTTCATTTCACTATAAAGCGGTGTAGTCGATTTCCAGTACTGATAGTCGTAACCGGCTGTCACGTCAAAGCTACTCTTGATAGATTCGACGAGCTTGTTGTAATTGGCATATAAGGTAAGCAGACGGTTCTCTTTCTTTTCGGGGCCGTAGCTGTAATCCAGACCGGAAGTATTGTAGTTCTGTGCCGCTTCTGCCGGAACATATACGCTACCTTTACCTTGTGCGTAGTCATAGCCTAGTGTAGCGTGCAGTTTCAGATCGGGGAAGAAGTGAACACGGTAATCCGCATCGACATTTCCGATAAAACGCCTTACGTTACTTTGAGAATCATTCATCTTGATAAGTCCTACGGGATTCATTACGGCGCCGTTGACAGGGGCGCCTGTGTTGTCTGTCGCTTCCGTGTATCCGCCGAAGGTATCCAGTCCTGAATAAACGGGAATGGTCGGGTTCATGGTAGCGGCTGCCCAGATAGCGTCTGTATTGCCGAATGTATTGTTGTTGATAGAACCCTTGGCGTTAATATTCAGCTTCAGGTGGTCTTTGAAGAAAGAGGGAGTCAGCATAATGCTTCCCGTATAGCGTTCCGCATTATCAGTGCGTAGCAGACCGCTTTGGTTATAATAACCTACCGACACACGGAACGGCCAGTTCTTGGCAATCTTTCCGGAGACGCTCAGATTATTATCCGTACCGAAAGCATTCTGATAGATCTCATCGTTCCAGTTCGTGCGGGCTGTTCCCAACAGAGCTTGCTGGGCAGAAGTTCCTTGTGTCCGAATCGTGTTGACAAATTGGTCGTAGCTTAACATATCCGCCAGTTTGGTGCGTGTCTGAATGGAGTTGGTAGTGCTGAATGTGATTTGCAGTTTGTCCGAAGTCCCTTTCTTGGTAGTGATAAGGATTACCCCGTTGGATGCACGCGAACCGTAGATAGCGGTGGAAGAAGCATCTTTCAGAATGGTCATACTTTCAATGTCGTTCGGGTTGATGAGGCTCAGAAAGTTTCCGTCGTTCCCGCTGATACCACCCTGTTCCAAAGGAACACCGTCCAAAACAATCAACGGGTCGTTGCTGGCATTCAGTGAGGCACCGCCACGCACACGGATGGTACTTCCCGCCGTAGGCGAACCACTATTGGACATAATCTGCACGCCGGAGATTTTTCCGTTAATCAGTTGCTCGGGAGAGCTGACCAGTCCCATATTGAAGTCTTTGCTGCTGACGTTTGTTACCGAACCGGTCAGGTCGCTTTTTCGTTGCGTTCCATATCCGATAACAACTACATCACTCAATACCTGTGAATCACTTTTCATCTGTACGTTCAGTACAGAGCCGCTTGTAGGAAGGGCAACTATTTTAGTCTCATATCCCACATAAGAGAATTGCAACTCTTTGTTGCCCTGCGGTACGTTCAATGTGTAGTTACCGTCAAAGTCGGTAACCGTACCGGTAGAAGTGCCCACGATGAGGATACTTACTCCGATCATCGGTTCTTTGTTCTCATCAATCACTTGTCCGGTGATTTTCTTGCCGCCCTGTTGGGCAAAGGCAGGAATGATACCTCCTAAAAAGGCTGTACACAATATAAGGAGTACAGTCAGTTGGCGTAGATTTAAGATATTCCTGTTCATAATTAATGTGTTATTGATAATAGATTTATTGTATTATTATTGTTTGGGACGCTGGGTGAACATATCCGGCTATTCCAGCCACACGTCTCCAAGTTCAATCTCTACGGTTGGTTTGCCGGTTCCAGGCATTGACAGTTCCAGTTTCTCTATCTTCTCCGGTCGGAAAGGAATTACCGTCTCCGGGTGGAAATACTGTTTCAGGAATGTCGGATAAGCTATGGGTAACAATGCGGTATCCGTTAGACGCAGTTCTTTCAGAGGAATCCGTACAATGCCTTCTGCTGACGGAGCAGGGCAGAGACTTTTGTAGGTATATCCGTCCGAAGTGACAAAACCTGCGCTGAGTCCTTGCGGAAGAGGTTTGTCTCTATTTACACGAATACAGAGCGTAGTGCAGCTTTTCATTTTATCTTTTCTTCCTTCGATTTCATCTTTTACGAATGCGCGGAGGAAGTGTTGCGGATTTTTTCCTTTCGGTGTGAAACAGAACCGGAGCAACGGCTTCTCAGTCGGAGAAGAATCAAGTAAGGTACGTTGCAGGTCGTTCCATTCAGGAAGTGTATATGCTTCTATCCGGCTATCTGTATCCGTTACTTTCAGTAGTTGTATCGCACTACCAGAAGCGACAACACGTGTAGTCCAGTAGAAATCGGAAGTATAGTTCCAGTCCAATGGACTTCCTTGGATTCCCGAGGAACTTCCGGTGACGGAATTTCCGGCGGGATAAGTATGGGTGCTGTCGCCCCGGCAGACGATGATGTTATACTTGAAACAATCTTCCTTTATATCTGCAGCGGGCAGGATAGCCTGATATGTATAGCCGCTTGTACGTTTCATCTTTATATACGGGTTATGCTCGTTCCAAAAAGACACCTTATCCGTGTATATAATGACAGAATCCGGAAAAACGCTTCCTGCTACTTGCGCATTAATAGTCAATGCTTTGCCTGCTTCGGCAATGCTTGCCGGAGTATGAGTGACCTTATAATCCATAGTACGGGGAGTGGGAGCTACAAACTCTCCGATACGAATCGAATTCCAACGTGAATCAGCTTTCCAGTTCTGTTGCGGGGTACAACCGTTTCGTTTCAACAGGTAAACCCCCGGACGAAGGTCGCAAATCACTCCATTCGTCACTGTTTCTTCTTTCCGGTCGTTCTTCTTGTCGAGAGCTGTGAGAGTAAACGCTTTGCCCAAATCCGGAATTCGTAATGCCATATCCCAAGTACCGTAGATAATGCTGACTACTTCTTTTTTGAGTGACGGCTTGGCAAAAGGGTCATTGACTACTACCGCATCCGGCATTACTTCGAGTCGCCATACTCCTGATTCAAGGCAATCAATGAAATAAGCTCCCGTACCTTCATAGTCCACTATCGGCGAGCTTCCGCATCCGGCGATTGAAACCAGCTTTGATGCATCTTTGGGTGGTGTATTTGTCTGATTGGAGTAATAAAACTTCTCTCCATTATTCAACTCGCTTAAATCTTCCGCATAGCTGACGCGAAAGCCATTACCGAATATGGTATCCTGAGGATAACTCCCATACGATTCTCCTCTTTTCAAACTCCGTGCAGCTTCGGCGGCAATTTTCATGCTGATAGCCTTATTCGGGGTATAGGCAAGATTCAGAAAATGAGTCTGATACTCCGTATTGGCGAACGCAAGGTCTATCGGGTCATAAGCAAACTGCGTAATCCATTGGAAACCGGCCGTGCGGAAAGTCCTTACCATGGCCGGATACATATAAGAGTACATAATATCCGCCGGATCGAATTCATAAATCATCCGTGCTTTCTTATTGAATTCTTTCACTTTTCCGGCGAAAGGAATGTCATAACGGTCTACGTAAGGAAGGAAATTCCCTTGTTGTGTTTGTCTGGATACGAGCCCGATAGGATACCATTGATAGGTAGTTCCCTGAACAGTCGTTTCATAATAGGCTTCTGCCACATATCCGTTGTGACTTACATTATAAAATACTGGTTTACGGTTTCCCGCCTTGCTCATTGATTTCAGCATACGGTTGATGTAGGCTTTTACTTCTTCTTTCGTACCGGAATGGCAGGGTTCGTTATTGATCTCAAAACCTACGATAGAAGGGTCGTCTTTATAAGCTAGTCCTGTATAAGGATTAGTATGTTTCACCAAGTCGCGGAGATAAGTTTCCTGTGCGGCAATCGCTTCCGGATTAGAATGCATATCGCATTTATCATATTTATAAGAGAAACCGCCGGTTTGTATATTCCGTTCGGGGTATCCGTTTCCGAAGTTAGTCTGTGCGGTGATGACAATATGGATATTGCGCTCCTTAAGTTTGGCAATTAGATAATCCATGAGGTCAATATGCTCGTTTTCAAGGAGATTACCTTGCCCGTCGGTCAGCTCCACGTCCCATAGATGAATACGGTAAGCATTCAGTCCCAAGCGGGAGAGATGATATACATCTTTATCTATGGCAGCTTTGCGGTCGAGTCCCAAATAGCCGAGTGCGCGGTAGGCATGGGCAAAAGGCAGGGTGTAGTTTACCCCGAAGAAAGAGGCCTCTTCGTGGGTGTCGCTCCAGCGCATCACTCCGTTTCCATCTATATATATTATAGGTGTAGTTACTTTCCCCTGCATACCGGTGAAGGTAAACAACAGACAAATAAAGGTAAGAATAAACTGTCTTTTCATGCTATCAAATTTGGCGGGTTATTTATACCGGCAAAGATAAGATAGGTGCTGATTTGATGAAAGCACAGATT
The nucleotide sequence above comes from Bacteroides caccae. Encoded proteins:
- a CDS encoding glycoside hydrolase family 53 protein: MKRFKQILFIASALLGGSLFTACSDDNDTPVFPEKEEVTYDMSGFARGADVSWLTEMESSGYKFYTAEEKEQECMSLLRDLGMNAIRLRVWVNPENDTDDVRGWCNKGDVLLKAWRAHNLGYRIMIDFHYSDRWADPSQQAKPQAWADYSVEQLKQAIADHTKDVLSALKEKGIDVEWVQVGNETHQGMLFPTGQTTSEEGRVNFASFVTAGYDAVKEVYPEAKVIVHLDQGNNASLYNRIFGYLHENNAKWDIIGMSLYPDISTEDAHTPDDWEAMNNDCIANMKALIAKYNTPVMMCEIGISWDYEEAEAFYTDFVTKAKQVDQCLGVFTWEPQCYGNWKGYSKGMFDDSGKPTNSFNAFKR
- a CDS encoding DUF5114 domain-containing protein; its protein translation is MKKINTLLALLSALLLLGACEKDGEKFYLSSPVESDLIASTNAVVLTEATAKLYALSLAWSDQTLQISDPRYQATSGIQTTVQVSRSEDFSGSIIESTENGVSKSYTVAALNIIAYKLNAPAEEAAPLYFRLAGSNGSNIAPVYSNTVAVTVTPYPIDMHYASIINKGSGQDSGQDFYSANADGQYSGFFGAAAWEGIYVQEADGTTWHTAQSGGVGTPFLLTTDAAEGTWDMWFPGQSGCYFVNVNTAQKQWNALLIPELNVSGIEGINMQYSRTDNQWKGVFTGTEGTNINIQLQGTGKFYNNTSVSGSDNAIDDTKAKDTPFAFGGTAGQLTFSTGETATAGNITVSVPATGECTLVIDLNNPEQWTVSVTEGGSSEPTYPSYLEMQGVGNMDGKGWLATLNPVYDNSGEHHGSYQGVYQMTNGWDNFKIVDQTAGIWYGCDSNDEYKLADGGQNIWFHQEECRTFIVTASLADMTWGATEITQINVCGEFNNWDLNKDLMTYDETNKVWKATVIIDNLGNNYGFYFLLNNAENGLVWNWALKGNKEKLYLTDSNGSGSIVPAETGTYAITLDIASLTFTMDKQ
- a CDS encoding RagB/SusD family nutrient uptake outer membrane protein, producing the protein MKKILYTAFYFCSALLLSSCIGDLDQYPHEDETSSTIYTSADNYKAVLGKIYAAMVTTGQEKGGDPDLSSNSGQDYMRCFFNLQECGTDEVASTWLSGDNVTGLTYLSWDANDPWVSDMYYRIYYNIALCNEFLRNATDESIARFTEQEQTEIRHYRAEARFMRALFYYHAMDLFRNIPFVTENDPTVGYLPPRYTAAQVFSYIESELTSITSDMLDRANCPYGRASRGAAYTLLAKLYLNAEVYINTPKYTECISACKEVIKQGYSLEDDYSKLFNADNDKRTANEIIFTLPVDATHTVSWGSSTYIVCGAVSNTSDLQKPEDYGVKSGWGMFRVRGEIPSLFTGEEDKRAMFFTDGQTLNLDKIDDQSNGYFVEKWTNLTDAGETASNTADGGVNTDYPLFRLADVYLMIAEAFVRGGSGTTATEVVGYINQIQERAYGDDSNNKNASQINLSFILDERARELYWEGHRRTDLIRYGVFTTNGYLWQWKGGVKEGTAVNSRYNIYPIPTTELTANPNLYNENY
- a CDS encoding SusC/RagA family TonB-linked outer membrane protein, producing the protein MNRNILNLRQLTVLLILCTAFLGGIIPAFAQQGGKKITGQVIDENKEPMIGVSILIVGTSTGTVTDFDGNYTLNVPQGNKELQFSYVGYETKIVALPTSGSVLNVQMKSDSQVLSDVVVIGYGTQRKSDLTGSVTNVSSKDFNMGLVSSPEQLINGKISGVQIMSNSGSPTAGSTIRVRGGASLNASNDPLIVLDGVPLEQGGISGNDGNFLSLINPNDIESMTILKDASSTAIYGSRASNGVILITTKKGTSDKLQITFSTTNSIQTRTKLADMLSYDQFVNTIRTQGTSAQQALLGTARTNWNDEIYQNAFGTDNNLSVSGKIAKNWPFRVSVGYYNQSGLLRTDNAERYTGSIMLTPSFFKDHLKLNINAKGSINNNTFGNTDAIWAAATMNPTIPVYSGLDTFGGYTEATDNTGAPVNGAVMNPVGLIKMNDSQSNVRRFIGNVDADYRVHFFPDLKLHATLGYDYAQGKGSVYVPAEAAQNYNTSGLDYSYGPEKKENRLLTLYANYNKLVESIKSSFDVTAGYDYQYWKSTTPLYSEMNTLGEIQKTSKAKDERHVLLSYYGRLNYSFDSRYMLTTTIRRDATSRFAKNVRWGTFPSVALGWRVTEESFLKDNKVLSNLKLRASYGVTGQQDGIGNYNYLPIYTQSQNGAEASMGNGYIHTYRPSSYVPDLKWETTTSWNVGFDFGFLKDRITGSFDYYTRQTKDLIATIPAAAGTTFDRNITTNVGNVDSQGIEFSINATPVQTKDWNWDISFNMTWQKMKVKNLSLVAGAAATNTSVGPYIDSYQVQTLTEGYAPYMFYVYHQLYDEKTGKPVEGAYVDLNGDGEINTEDLYRYHSPAPDYILGFSTSLRWKKWTLSTSLRANIGNYVYNAMAMNAGAWETVSYNSYQLNNLSSSYLKTGFKSRQYLSDYYVENASFLKMDNLSLNYNFGQICKGCSLNVSAMVQNVFCITKYSGVDPEVPNGVDNSFYPRPRTFSLNVGFNF
- a CDS encoding glycoside hydrolase 5 family protein, producing MKRQFILTFICLLFTFTGMQGKVTTPIIYIDGNGVMRWSDTHEEASFFGVNYTLPFAHAYRALGYLGLDRKAAIDKDVYHLSRLGLNAYRIHLWDVELTDGQGNLLENEHIDLMDYLIAKLKERNIHIVITAQTNFGNGYPERNIQTGGFSYKYDKCDMHSNPEAIAAQETYLRDLVKHTNPYTGLAYKDDPSIVGFEINNEPCHSGTKEEVKAYINRMLKSMSKAGNRKPVFYNVSHNGYVAEAYYETTVQGTTYQWYPIGLVSRQTQQGNFLPYVDRYDIPFAGKVKEFNKKARMIYEFDPADIMYSYMYPAMVRTFRTAGFQWITQFAYDPIDLAFANTEYQTHFLNLAYTPNKAISMKIAAEAARSLKRGESYGSYPQDTIFGNGFRVSYAEDLSELNNGEKFYYSNQTNTPPKDASKLVSIAGCGSSPIVDYEGTGAYFIDCLESGVWRLEVMPDAVVVNDPFAKPSLKKEVVSIIYGTWDMALRIPDLGKAFTLTALDKKNDRKEETVTNGVICDLRPGVYLLKRNGCTPQQNWKADSRWNSIRIGEFVAPTPRTMDYKVTHTPASIAEAGKALTINAQVAGSVFPDSVIIYTDKVSFWNEHNPYIKMKRTSGYTYQAILPAADIKEDCFKYNIIVCRGDSTHTYPAGNSVTGSSSGIQGSPLDWNYTSDFYWTTRVVASGSAIQLLKVTDTDSRIEAYTLPEWNDLQRTLLDSSPTEKPLLRFCFTPKGKNPQHFLRAFVKDEIEGRKDKMKSCTTLCIRVNRDKPLPQGLSAGFVTSDGYTYKSLCPAPSAEGIVRIPLKELRLTDTALLPIAYPTFLKQYFHPETVIPFRPEKIEKLELSMPGTGKPTVEIELGDVWLE